From the genome of Bosea sp. Tri-49, one region includes:
- a CDS encoding lysylphosphatidylglycerol synthase transmembrane domain-containing protein gives MKKYLDYLWPLIGLVAVVWSVDLLWDKLKSEALTNEALAAQLEQAGIWDSVRIVATGIGQKIAVIPPAAFFHAGLATLVAYAALAWYDRIALLHLHREKGISWAYISLCSFVTYALSHNIGASVFSGGMVRYRAYHAKGLSGPEIAVLVALCSFTFAFGTILLMGLVLIGEPQILRPLHRLSDWFGIGDKQARLIGVGLLAFCVLYTIGSWLRFKPLKIGSFELVYPRLPIVARQYLAAPLELMGAAGIIYFALPEQGNPGFFIVLGAFLISFSAGLLSQVPGGVGVMEAVFLAVMPGVPAPAVFAALLIWRLFYLIIPLVISLPIVLAFERSQLRKALAHETQVKAQEQAAAKAAALHIDKPE, from the coding sequence ATGAAGAAGTACCTGGATTATCTCTGGCCGCTGATCGGCCTCGTCGCGGTCGTCTGGTCAGTCGATCTGCTCTGGGACAAGCTCAAGTCCGAGGCCTTGACCAATGAGGCGCTCGCAGCCCAGCTCGAGCAGGCCGGCATCTGGGATTCGGTCAGGATCGTCGCCACCGGCATCGGCCAGAAGATCGCGGTCATTCCGCCCGCCGCCTTCTTCCACGCCGGGCTCGCGACGCTCGTCGCCTATGCCGCGCTCGCCTGGTACGACCGGATCGCGCTGCTGCATTTGCACCGCGAGAAGGGCATTTCCTGGGCCTATATCTCGCTCTGCTCCTTCGTCACCTATGCGCTCTCGCACAATATCGGCGCCTCGGTCTTCTCAGGCGGCATGGTGCGCTATCGCGCCTATCACGCGAAGGGCCTGAGTGGGCCTGAGATCGCGGTGCTGGTGGCGCTCTGCTCCTTCACCTTCGCCTTCGGCACCATCCTGCTGATGGGGCTCGTCCTAATCGGCGAACCTCAAATCCTGCGGCCGCTGCACCGACTTTCCGACTGGTTCGGCATCGGCGACAAGCAGGCGCGCCTGATCGGCGTTGGCCTGCTCGCCTTCTGCGTGCTCTATACGATCGGCTCCTGGCTGCGTTTCAAGCCGCTGAAGATCGGTTCGTTCGAGCTGGTCTATCCGCGCCTGCCGATCGTTGCGCGGCAATATCTTGCCGCCCCGCTCGAACTGATGGGCGCCGCCGGCATCATCTATTTCGCGCTGCCGGAGCAGGGCAATCCCGGCTTCTTCATTGTGCTCGGCGCCTTCCTGATCTCGTTCTCGGCCGGTTTGCTCAGCCAGGTGCCAGGCGGGGTCGGCGTGATGGAGGCAGTGTTCCTCGCGGTGATGCCAGGCGTGCCGGCTCCGGCCGTCTTCGCCGCCTTGCTGATCTGGCGGCTGTTCTACCTGATCATTCCGCTGGTCATTTCGCTGCCGATCGTGCTCGCCTTCGAGCGGTCGCAACTGCGCAAGGCGCTGGCGCACGAGACGCAGGTGAAGGCGCAGGAGCAGGCGGCAGCCAAGGCCGCAGCCCTGCACATCGACAAGCCGGAATAA